The following coding sequences are from one Salvia hispanica cultivar TCC Black 2014 chromosome 3, UniMelb_Shisp_WGS_1.0, whole genome shotgun sequence window:
- the LOC125213803 gene encoding peroxidase 72-like, whose product MASKSINLIISIVVLAFATLCFSQSSNGGSLSPQFYARSCPQAHQIVHSVVSRAVAREPRMAASLLRLHFHDCFVQGCDASLLLDSGNGIVSEKGAVPNNNSARGFDVLDQIKSALEKACPHTVSCADIIALAARESTVLAGGPSWDVQLGRRDSRTASFSGANNNIPAPNNTFQTILSTYTRVGLDIVDLVALSGSHTIGNSRCTSFRQRLYNQAGNGQPDFTLDQNYAARLRTGCPRSGGDQNLFVMDFITPAKFDNNYFKNILSSKAMLNSDEVLGTRNKVSLGLVRKFAASNEAFFQQYAKSIVKMGNISPLTGSRGEIRRNCRAVNT is encoded by the exons ATGGCTTCCAAGTCCATCAACTTGATCATCTCCATCGTCGTGCTTGCCTTCGCAACCCTTTGCTTCTCTCAGAGTAGCAACGGAGGCTCTCTCTCGCCTCAGTTCTACGCCCGGTCATGCCCACAAGCCCATCAAATAGTACACTCCGTTGTCTCCAGAGCCGTTGCACGAGAGCCTCGTATGGCTGCCTCACTACTCAGGCTTCATTTCCACGACTGCTTCGTCCAG GGATGTGATGCATCTCTGCTTTTGGACTCGGGCAACGGCATAGTCAGTGAAAAGGGAGCTGTCCCGAACAACAACTCTGCTCGGGGATTTGATGTCCTCGATCAGATCAAATCGGCCCTCGAGAAGGCTTGCCCTCACACGGTTTCTTGCGCTGACATCATAGCACTTGCTGCTAGAGAATCCACTGTTCTT GCTGGTGGGCCTAGCTGGGATGTTCAGTTGGGGAGAAGGGATTCAAGAACTGCGAGTTTCAGCGGCGCCAACAACAACATTCCTGCCCCGAACAATACATTCCAGACCATCCTCTCCACGTATACACGAGTCGGCCTAGACATAGTTGATCTTGTGGCACTGTCCG GTAGCCACACCATAGGGAACTCGAGGTGCACGAGCTTCAGGCAGAGGCTGTACAACCAAGCAGGCAACGGGCAGCCCGATTTCACCCTGGACCAAAACTATGCAGCCAGGCTACGCACAGGATGCCCCCGGTCAGGTGGCGACCAGAATCTGTTCGTGATGGACTTCATCACCCCTGCAAAATTCGACAACAACTACTTCAAGAACATACTCAGCTCCAAGGCGATGTTGAATTCGGATGAAGTCCTGGGGACGCGTAATAAAGTGTCGTTGGGGCTGGTGAGGAAGTTTGCTGCCAGCAACGAGGCTTTCTTTCAGCAGTACGCTAAGTCTATCGTGAAGATGGGGAATATATCTCCACTCACAGGCTCGAGGGGGGAGATTCGGAGGAACTGCAGAGCTGTCAATACTTGA
- the LOC125213802 gene encoding mitogen-activated protein kinase 7-like isoform X1, giving the protein MCSEMATPVEPPNGFRPMGKHYFTMWHTLFEIDTKYVPIKGIGRGAYGVVCSSINRETNERVAIKKINNVFGNRVDALRTLRELMLLRCIKHENVIALKDVMMPSNWRGFKDVYLVYELMDSDLHQIIKSPQPLSNDHCKYFVFQLLRGLKYLHSANILHRDLKPGNLLVNADCQLKICDFGLARTSRDNGQFMTEYVVTRWYRAPELLLSCDNYGTSIDIWSVGCILAEILGRKPIFPGTDSLSQLRLIISVLGSQPEADLEFIDNAKARAYVQSLNFPGRVNFSSLYPHADTLAIDLLERMLVFDPTKRISVAEALSHPYIAGLYDPSCNPPAQYKINVDIDETIGEPVIREMMLREMLYYHPEAAYASAMY; this is encoded by the exons ATGTGTAGTGAAATGGCGACTCCGGTGGAGCCCCCAAATGGATTTAGGCCGATGGGGAAGCATTACTTCACAATGTGGCATACGTTGTTCGAAATTGACACGAAATACGTTCCCATCAAGGGCATCGGGAGGGGGGCGTATGGGGTGGTTTGTTCCTCGATAAACAGGGAGACGAACGAGAGGGTGGCGATCAAGAAGATCAACAATGTGTTTGGGAATCGCGTGGACGCGCTGAGGACTCTGCGGGAGCTGATGCTGCTGCGCTGCATCAAGCACGAGAACGTGATCGCCCTCAAGGATGTGATGATGCCGAGCAACTGGAGGGGTTTTAAGGATGTTTATCTGGTTTACGAGCTGATGGACTCTGATCTTCATCAGATCATTAAGTCGCCTCAGCCTTTGTCAAATGACCATTGCAAGTACTTCGTCTTTCAG CTGCTTAGAGGGTTAAAATATCTACATTCTGCGAACATTCTTCACCGGGACCTGAAACCAGGGAACCTCCTCGTCAACGCAGACTGCCAGCtcaaaatatgtgattttggACTTGCACGTACAAGCAGAGACAACGGGCAATTCATGACTGAATATGTTGTCACGAGATGGTACCGTGCACCAGAGCTGCTCCTTTCTTGTGACAATTACGGAACCTCCATTGACATCTGGTCCGTGGGATGCATCTTGGCAGAAATTCTTGGCCGCAAACCAATCTTTCCGGGAACCGACAGCCTCAGTCAACTCAGGCTTATCATCAGTGTTCTTGGCAGCCAACCTGAAGCTGATCTCGAGTTTATAGACAATGCAAAGGCAAGGGCGTATGTGCAGTCGCTCAACTTTCCCGGAAGAGTGAACTTCTCTTCTTTATATCCGCACGCAGACACTTTGGCAATAGATTTGTTGGAGAGGATGCTTGTATTTGATCCTACCAAAAGAATTAGTGTTGCTGAGGCTCTCTCCCACCCTTACATTGCAGGTTTGTACGATCCGAGCTGCAACCCTCCGGCCCAGTACAAGATCAATGTCGATATAGATGAGACTATCGGGGAACCAGTTATAAGGGAGATGATGTTGAGAGAGATGCTCTATTACCACCCCGAAGCTGCCTATGCCAGTGCAATGTATTGA
- the LOC125213802 gene encoding mitogen-activated protein kinase 7-like isoform X2, with protein sequence MATPVEPPNGFRPMGKHYFTMWHTLFEIDTKYVPIKGIGRGAYGVVCSSINRETNERVAIKKINNVFGNRVDALRTLRELMLLRCIKHENVIALKDVMMPSNWRGFKDVYLVYELMDSDLHQIIKSPQPLSNDHCKYFVFQLLRGLKYLHSANILHRDLKPGNLLVNADCQLKICDFGLARTSRDNGQFMTEYVVTRWYRAPELLLSCDNYGTSIDIWSVGCILAEILGRKPIFPGTDSLSQLRLIISVLGSQPEADLEFIDNAKARAYVQSLNFPGRVNFSSLYPHADTLAIDLLERMLVFDPTKRISVAEALSHPYIAGLYDPSCNPPAQYKINVDIDETIGEPVIREMMLREMLYYHPEAAYASAMY encoded by the exons ATGGCGACTCCGGTGGAGCCCCCAAATGGATTTAGGCCGATGGGGAAGCATTACTTCACAATGTGGCATACGTTGTTCGAAATTGACACGAAATACGTTCCCATCAAGGGCATCGGGAGGGGGGCGTATGGGGTGGTTTGTTCCTCGATAAACAGGGAGACGAACGAGAGGGTGGCGATCAAGAAGATCAACAATGTGTTTGGGAATCGCGTGGACGCGCTGAGGACTCTGCGGGAGCTGATGCTGCTGCGCTGCATCAAGCACGAGAACGTGATCGCCCTCAAGGATGTGATGATGCCGAGCAACTGGAGGGGTTTTAAGGATGTTTATCTGGTTTACGAGCTGATGGACTCTGATCTTCATCAGATCATTAAGTCGCCTCAGCCTTTGTCAAATGACCATTGCAAGTACTTCGTCTTTCAG CTGCTTAGAGGGTTAAAATATCTACATTCTGCGAACATTCTTCACCGGGACCTGAAACCAGGGAACCTCCTCGTCAACGCAGACTGCCAGCtcaaaatatgtgattttggACTTGCACGTACAAGCAGAGACAACGGGCAATTCATGACTGAATATGTTGTCACGAGATGGTACCGTGCACCAGAGCTGCTCCTTTCTTGTGACAATTACGGAACCTCCATTGACATCTGGTCCGTGGGATGCATCTTGGCAGAAATTCTTGGCCGCAAACCAATCTTTCCGGGAACCGACAGCCTCAGTCAACTCAGGCTTATCATCAGTGTTCTTGGCAGCCAACCTGAAGCTGATCTCGAGTTTATAGACAATGCAAAGGCAAGGGCGTATGTGCAGTCGCTCAACTTTCCCGGAAGAGTGAACTTCTCTTCTTTATATCCGCACGCAGACACTTTGGCAATAGATTTGTTGGAGAGGATGCTTGTATTTGATCCTACCAAAAGAATTAGTGTTGCTGAGGCTCTCTCCCACCCTTACATTGCAGGTTTGTACGATCCGAGCTGCAACCCTCCGGCCCAGTACAAGATCAATGTCGATATAGATGAGACTATCGGGGAACCAGTTATAAGGGAGATGATGTTGAGAGAGATGCTCTATTACCACCCCGAAGCTGCCTATGCCAGTGCAATGTATTGA
- the LOC125213802 gene encoding mitogen-activated protein kinase 2-like isoform X3 — MCSEMATPVEPPNGFRPMGKHYFTMWHTLFEIDTKYVPIKGIGRGAYGVVCSSINRETNERVAIKKINNVFGNRVDALRTLRELMLLRCIKHENVIALKDVMMPSNWRGFKDVYLVYELMDSDLHQIIKSPQPLSNDHCKYFVFQLLRGLKYLHSANILHRDLKPGNLLVNADCQLKICDFGLARTSRDNGQFMTEYVVTRWYRAPELLLSCDNYGTSIDIWSVGCILAEILGRKPIFPGTDSLSQLRLIISVLGSQPEADLEFIDNAKVCTIRAATLRPSTRSMSI; from the exons ATGTGTAGTGAAATGGCGACTCCGGTGGAGCCCCCAAATGGATTTAGGCCGATGGGGAAGCATTACTTCACAATGTGGCATACGTTGTTCGAAATTGACACGAAATACGTTCCCATCAAGGGCATCGGGAGGGGGGCGTATGGGGTGGTTTGTTCCTCGATAAACAGGGAGACGAACGAGAGGGTGGCGATCAAGAAGATCAACAATGTGTTTGGGAATCGCGTGGACGCGCTGAGGACTCTGCGGGAGCTGATGCTGCTGCGCTGCATCAAGCACGAGAACGTGATCGCCCTCAAGGATGTGATGATGCCGAGCAACTGGAGGGGTTTTAAGGATGTTTATCTGGTTTACGAGCTGATGGACTCTGATCTTCATCAGATCATTAAGTCGCCTCAGCCTTTGTCAAATGACCATTGCAAGTACTTCGTCTTTCAG CTGCTTAGAGGGTTAAAATATCTACATTCTGCGAACATTCTTCACCGGGACCTGAAACCAGGGAACCTCCTCGTCAACGCAGACTGCCAGCtcaaaatatgtgattttggACTTGCACGTACAAGCAGAGACAACGGGCAATTCATGACTGAATATGTTGTCACGAGATGGTACCGTGCACCAGAGCTGCTCCTTTCTTGTGACAATTACGGAACCTCCATTGACATCTGGTCCGTGGGATGCATCTTGGCAGAAATTCTTGGCCGCAAACCAATCTTTCCGGGAACCGACAGCCTCAGTCAACTCAGGCTTATCATCAGTGTTCTTGGCAGCCAACCTGAAGCTGATCTCGAGTTTATAGACAATGCAAAG GTTTGTACGATCCGAGCTGCAACCCTCCGGCCCAGTACAAGATCAATGTCGATATAG